A genomic segment from Perca flavescens isolate YP-PL-M2 chromosome 13, PFLA_1.0, whole genome shotgun sequence encodes:
- the LOC114566887 gene encoding periostin isoform X2: protein MCKLLVVTSVLVALCSLGSVDSSAYDKIVTHSRIRARKEGSNVCALQQVQGTKKKYFSTCRNWYKGSICGKKTLVLYECCPGYIKLEGMTGCPAVAPIDHVYGTLGLVKATTTQQYSDMSKLREEIEGKGSFTMFAPSNEAWEQVESDVRSALVSNVNIELYNALHFHMVNRRLLTKDMKNDMTVTSMYNDLGIYINHYSNGIVTVNCARIIHGNQVATNGVVHVIDRVIRGVANNIKDVLDVTDELSSFKAAALTSGLMDKLDQLGHYTLFAPTDEAFDKLSPGYMERIMGDKDVTAALVNYHLLKSVQCSEAIMAGSVYETAEGSTIEIGCDGDSLTVNGIKMVLKKDIVTTNGVIHFIDRVLIPDSAKDGMELMGDSQSTFTDMVSELGLAAAMGPKTEYTLLAPINTAFTNEVMSTDQSLLRYILENHILKLKVTLSELYNGQLLETLAGKLLRVFIYRTAVCIENACMVRGSKEGSKSALHVMKSIIKPAEKTIYELLIADGRFKIFLSLMETAGLTNLLKQEGSYTIFAPTDDAFGDLSREDLALLKSDLNALRIILLYHFSNGIFINGGLEGGVTNLLKTLQGNNLQVISVNNSIHVNSVDVPDSDLMATNGVIHVVKNVLYPADLPVGRQDLLVLLKKLIKYIQIKFVSGFSYAEIPLTFIKRTITTTHYVDTVPDVTKVTRVIGGDPSVTKVTRVIEGQPTFTKITRVTETEPIVTKVVVKGEPVITKVTRVIEGQPSLTKVTRVIEGEPSLKKVTRVIEGEPSITKVTRVIEGQPTNTKITRVIEGGDPDTDGITGPDFSKITTIHGNPNLVNEESERITKIIQEGGRFAAARKTPAGMRRRTSLGRRHYKPRE from the exons ATGTGTAAATTGTTAGTGGTGACCTCAGTGCTGGTGGCACTCTGCTCTCTAGGGAGTGTGGATTCTTCAGCTTATGACAAGATAGTCACCCACAGTCGCATACGGGCCAGGAAAGAAGG ATCCAATGTGTGCGCTCTGCAGCAGGTCCAGGGGACTAAAAAGAAATACTTCAGCACATGTAGGAACTGGTACAAAGGCTCCATCTGTGGAAAGAAAAC CTTGGTCCTATATGAATGCTGTCCTGGGTACATTAAGCTGGAGGGCATGACAGGATGCCCTGCAG TGGCTCCCATTGACCATGTCTATGGTACGCTGGGACTCGTAAAGGCTACGACCACACAGCAATATTCTGACATGTCCAAGCTGAGAGAGGAAATTGAAGGCAAAGGCTCCTTCACCATGTTTGCACCTAGCAATGAAGCCTGGGAGCAGGTGGAATCT GATGTACGGTCTGCACTGGTGAGCAACGTGAACATCGAGCTGTACAACGCTCTTCACTTCCACATGGTGAACCGCCGTCTTTTGACCAAAGACATGAAGAACGACATGACTGTCACTTCCATGTACAATGACCTGGGGATCTACATCAACCACTACTCAAATGGG ATTGTAACAGTAAACTGTGCCAGGATCATCCATGGTAATCAGGTGGCCACAAATGGTGTGGTGCATGTCATTGATCGGGTCATCAGAGGTGTGGCCAACAACATCAAGGATGTCCTGGATGTCACCGATGAGCTCTCCTCCTTCAAA GCAGCAGCCTTGACTTCTGGTCTGATGGACAAGCTGGACCAGCTTGGCCACTATACTCTGTTTGCTCCCACTGATGAAGCCTTTGACAAATTGAGCCCAGGCTACATGGAGCGTATCATGGGAGACAAGGATGTTACTGCAG CCCTGGTGAATTACCACCTGTTGAAGAGCGTCCAGTGTTCTGAAGCAATCATGGCAGGGTCAGTGTATGAGACCGCAGAGGGCAGCACCATAGAGATCGGCTGTGATGGCGATAGTTTGACAGTCAATGGAATCAAGATGGTGCTGAAGAAGGACATTGTCACCACTAATGGTGTCATCCACTTCATTGACCGGGTGCTCATCCCTGACTCAG CCAAGGACGGGATGGAGCTAATGGGAGACTCCCAGAGCACGTTCACTGACATGGTGTCCGAATTGGGCTTAGCCGCTGCCATGGGTCCGAAAACAGAGTACACACTCCTTGCTCCCATCAACACTGCCTTCACTA acGAGGTGATGTCAACAGACCAGAGCCTGCTGAGATACATTTTGGAAAACCATATCTTGAAGCTGAAAGTTACACTGAGTGAGCTCTACAATGGACAGCTTCTGGAAACACTGGCTGGAAAACTGCTCCGAGTCTTCATTTACCGCACT GCCGTGTGCATAGAAAATGCATGTATGGTACGTGGCAGTAAAGAAGGAAGCAAAAGTGCCCTCCATGTTATGAAGTCCATCATCAAACCGGCCGAGAAAACGATCTACGAGCTCCTGATTGCTGATGGACGGTTCAA GATTTTCCTGTCGCTAATGGAGACAGCAGGTCTGACTAATCTACTGAAGCAGGAAGGCTCCTACACCATCTTTGCACCAACTGACGATGCCTTTGGTGACCTCAGTAGAGAGGACTTGGCTCTGCTCAAAA GTGATCTGAATGCTTTAAGGATCATTCTGCTCTACCACTTCAGTAATGGCATCTTCATCAATGGAGGATTAGAGGGAGGAGTTACCAACTTGCTCAAAACCCTCCAGGGCAACAACTTGCAagttatttct GTAAACAACTCCATTCATGTCAACTCTGTGGATGTGCCGGACAGTGACCTGATGGCAACAAACGGTGTAATCCATGTGGTTAAGAATGTTCTATATCCTGCGG ACCTTCCTGTGGGCCGCCAGGATCTCCTGGTCCTCCTGAAGAAGCTGATTAAGTACATCCAGATAAAG TTTGTTTCTGGATTTTCTTATGCTGAGATCCCACTCACCTTCATCA AGAGAACCATCACAACCACACATTATGTTGACACAG tcCCTGATGTAACAAAGGTGACCAGAGTCATTGGGGGAGACCCATCTGTCACCAAGGTGACCAGAGTCATTGAAGGACAGCCTACCTTTACCAAGATTACAAGAGTCACCGAGACAGAACCAATAGTCACTAAGGTGGTTGTCAAGGGGGAGCCTGTGATCACCAAGGTAACCAGGGTCATTGAGGGACAACCTTCACTCACAAAAGTAACCAGAGTCATTGAGGGAGAACCTTCACTCAAAAAAGTAACCAGAGTCATTGAGGGAGAACCTTCCATCACAAAAGTAACCAGAGTCATTGAAGGACAGCCTACCAATACCAAGATTACAAGAGTTATTGAGG GTGGAGATCCTGATACAGATGGAATCACAG GCCCAGACTTCTCTAAGATCACCACCATCCACGGCAACCCAAATCTGGTCAATGAGGAATCAGAGCGAATTACCAAAATCATTCAAG AGGGAGGTAGATTTGCTGCTGCGAGGAAAACTCCAG ctgggatgaggaggagaacaAGCCTGGGCAGGCGTCATTACAAGCCAAGGGAGTGA
- the LOC114566887 gene encoding periostin isoform X1, which produces MCKLLVVTSVLVALCSLGSVDSSAYDKIVTHSRIRARKEGSNVCALQQVQGTKKKYFSTCRNWYKGSICGKKTLVLYECCPGYIKLEGMTGCPAVAPIDHVYGTLGLVKATTTQQYSDMSKLREEIEGKGSFTMFAPSNEAWEQVESDVRSALVSNVNIELYNALHFHMVNRRLLTKDMKNDMTVTSMYNDLGIYINHYSNGIVTVNCARIIHGNQVATNGVVHVIDRVIRGVANNIKDVLDVTDELSSFKAAALTSGLMDKLDQLGHYTLFAPTDEAFDKLSPGYMERIMGDKDVTAALVNYHLLKSVQCSEAIMAGSVYETAEGSTIEIGCDGDSLTVNGIKMVLKKDIVTTNGVIHFIDRVLIPDSAKDGMELMGDSQSTFTDMVSELGLAAAMGPKTEYTLLAPINTAFTNEVMSTDQSLLRYILENHILKLKVTLSELYNGQLLETLAGKLLRVFIYRTAVCIENACMVRGSKEGSKSALHVMKSIIKPAEKTIYELLIADGRFKIFLSLMETAGLTNLLKQEGSYTIFAPTDDAFGDLSREDLALLKSDLNALRIILLYHFSNGIFINGGLEGGVTNLLKTLQGNNLQVISVNNSIHVNSVDVPDSDLMATNGVIHVVKNVLYPADLPVGRQDLLVLLKKLIKYIQIKFVSGFSYAEIPLTFIKRTITTTHYVDTVPDVTKVTRVIGGDPSVTKVTRVIEGQPTFTKITRVTETEPIVTKVVVKGEPVITKVTRVIEGQPSLTKVTRVIEGEPSLKKVTRVIEGEPSITKVTRVIEGQPTNTKITRVIEGGDPDTDGITGGARYTTANEPFIIEGPDFSKITTIHGNPNLVNEESERITKIIQEGGRFAAARKTPAGMRRRTSLGRRHYKPRE; this is translated from the exons ATGTGTAAATTGTTAGTGGTGACCTCAGTGCTGGTGGCACTCTGCTCTCTAGGGAGTGTGGATTCTTCAGCTTATGACAAGATAGTCACCCACAGTCGCATACGGGCCAGGAAAGAAGG ATCCAATGTGTGCGCTCTGCAGCAGGTCCAGGGGACTAAAAAGAAATACTTCAGCACATGTAGGAACTGGTACAAAGGCTCCATCTGTGGAAAGAAAAC CTTGGTCCTATATGAATGCTGTCCTGGGTACATTAAGCTGGAGGGCATGACAGGATGCCCTGCAG TGGCTCCCATTGACCATGTCTATGGTACGCTGGGACTCGTAAAGGCTACGACCACACAGCAATATTCTGACATGTCCAAGCTGAGAGAGGAAATTGAAGGCAAAGGCTCCTTCACCATGTTTGCACCTAGCAATGAAGCCTGGGAGCAGGTGGAATCT GATGTACGGTCTGCACTGGTGAGCAACGTGAACATCGAGCTGTACAACGCTCTTCACTTCCACATGGTGAACCGCCGTCTTTTGACCAAAGACATGAAGAACGACATGACTGTCACTTCCATGTACAATGACCTGGGGATCTACATCAACCACTACTCAAATGGG ATTGTAACAGTAAACTGTGCCAGGATCATCCATGGTAATCAGGTGGCCACAAATGGTGTGGTGCATGTCATTGATCGGGTCATCAGAGGTGTGGCCAACAACATCAAGGATGTCCTGGATGTCACCGATGAGCTCTCCTCCTTCAAA GCAGCAGCCTTGACTTCTGGTCTGATGGACAAGCTGGACCAGCTTGGCCACTATACTCTGTTTGCTCCCACTGATGAAGCCTTTGACAAATTGAGCCCAGGCTACATGGAGCGTATCATGGGAGACAAGGATGTTACTGCAG CCCTGGTGAATTACCACCTGTTGAAGAGCGTCCAGTGTTCTGAAGCAATCATGGCAGGGTCAGTGTATGAGACCGCAGAGGGCAGCACCATAGAGATCGGCTGTGATGGCGATAGTTTGACAGTCAATGGAATCAAGATGGTGCTGAAGAAGGACATTGTCACCACTAATGGTGTCATCCACTTCATTGACCGGGTGCTCATCCCTGACTCAG CCAAGGACGGGATGGAGCTAATGGGAGACTCCCAGAGCACGTTCACTGACATGGTGTCCGAATTGGGCTTAGCCGCTGCCATGGGTCCGAAAACAGAGTACACACTCCTTGCTCCCATCAACACTGCCTTCACTA acGAGGTGATGTCAACAGACCAGAGCCTGCTGAGATACATTTTGGAAAACCATATCTTGAAGCTGAAAGTTACACTGAGTGAGCTCTACAATGGACAGCTTCTGGAAACACTGGCTGGAAAACTGCTCCGAGTCTTCATTTACCGCACT GCCGTGTGCATAGAAAATGCATGTATGGTACGTGGCAGTAAAGAAGGAAGCAAAAGTGCCCTCCATGTTATGAAGTCCATCATCAAACCGGCCGAGAAAACGATCTACGAGCTCCTGATTGCTGATGGACGGTTCAA GATTTTCCTGTCGCTAATGGAGACAGCAGGTCTGACTAATCTACTGAAGCAGGAAGGCTCCTACACCATCTTTGCACCAACTGACGATGCCTTTGGTGACCTCAGTAGAGAGGACTTGGCTCTGCTCAAAA GTGATCTGAATGCTTTAAGGATCATTCTGCTCTACCACTTCAGTAATGGCATCTTCATCAATGGAGGATTAGAGGGAGGAGTTACCAACTTGCTCAAAACCCTCCAGGGCAACAACTTGCAagttatttct GTAAACAACTCCATTCATGTCAACTCTGTGGATGTGCCGGACAGTGACCTGATGGCAACAAACGGTGTAATCCATGTGGTTAAGAATGTTCTATATCCTGCGG ACCTTCCTGTGGGCCGCCAGGATCTCCTGGTCCTCCTGAAGAAGCTGATTAAGTACATCCAGATAAAG TTTGTTTCTGGATTTTCTTATGCTGAGATCCCACTCACCTTCATCA AGAGAACCATCACAACCACACATTATGTTGACACAG tcCCTGATGTAACAAAGGTGACCAGAGTCATTGGGGGAGACCCATCTGTCACCAAGGTGACCAGAGTCATTGAAGGACAGCCTACCTTTACCAAGATTACAAGAGTCACCGAGACAGAACCAATAGTCACTAAGGTGGTTGTCAAGGGGGAGCCTGTGATCACCAAGGTAACCAGGGTCATTGAGGGACAACCTTCACTCACAAAAGTAACCAGAGTCATTGAGGGAGAACCTTCACTCAAAAAAGTAACCAGAGTCATTGAGGGAGAACCTTCCATCACAAAAGTAACCAGAGTCATTGAAGGACAGCCTACCAATACCAAGATTACAAGAGTTATTGAGG GTGGAGATCCTGATACAGATGGAATCACAG GTGGAGCCAGATACACCACAGCGAACGAGCCTTTTATCATTGAGG GCCCAGACTTCTCTAAGATCACCACCATCCACGGCAACCCAAATCTGGTCAATGAGGAATCAGAGCGAATTACCAAAATCATTCAAG AGGGAGGTAGATTTGCTGCTGCGAGGAAAACTCCAG ctgggatgaggaggagaacaAGCCTGGGCAGGCGTCATTACAAGCCAAGGGAGTGA